A single genomic interval of candidate division WOR-3 bacterium harbors:
- the rdgB gene encoding RdgB/HAM1 family non-canonical purine NTP pyrophosphatase, whose translation MKLLFATRNQGKFREVKYLCEQAGLEAISLNDIGLDLSVKEDGETFAANAYKKARAAFELTKMWVLGEDSGLEVDALGGKPGIMSARFGGEGATDLERNQRLLEMIIAVPYEKRTARFRCVMCLISPQGEEKFFEGVCEGKIAHTIRGITGFGYDPIFIPEGYGFTFAELGWAVKNEISHRARALRQVIEYLKSING comes from the coding sequence ATGAAGTTGCTTTTTGCAACTCGTAATCAGGGGAAGTTTCGAGAGGTAAAATATCTGTGCGAACAAGCCGGCTTGGAGGCAATCAGTCTTAACGACATCGGCTTGGATTTGTCAGTTAAGGAAGATGGCGAAACCTTCGCGGCGAATGCTTACAAAAAGGCACGCGCCGCATTTGAGTTGACCAAGATGTGGGTCTTGGGCGAGGATTCGGGACTTGAGGTAGATGCGCTGGGTGGGAAACCAGGGATAATGTCGGCACGATTCGGTGGGGAGGGAGCGACCGATTTAGAACGCAATCAGCGACTGCTGGAGATGATTATTGCGGTGCCGTACGAGAAACGCACTGCTCGTTTCCGGTGTGTAATGTGTCTGATTAGCCCGCAAGGAGAAGAAAAATTTTTTGAGGGGGTGTGTGAGGGTAAAATCGCCCATACGATTCGCGGTATTACCGGGTTTGGCTATGACCCGATATTTATTCCGGAAGGTTACGGTTTTACCTTTGCCGAATTGGGGTGGGCAGTGAAGAATGAAATTAGCCATCGCGCCCGAGCGCTTCGTCAAGTCATCGAGTATCTGAAGAGTATTAACGGGTAA